The Spirosoma foliorum genome has a window encoding:
- a CDS encoding DoxX family protein, with the protein MSEKNVKKVARVFLGGALIFAGISHLTFARKAFRAQVPDWVPLQKDDTVVYSGLAEIALGSSLVLTDEKHQEVVGKVAATFFTAVFPGNISQYTNERSAFGLDTDLKRFVRLFFQPVLIGWALKSTETN; encoded by the coding sequence ATGAGCGAGAAAAATGTGAAAAAAGTAGCCAGAGTTTTTCTGGGTGGGGCGTTAATTTTTGCGGGAATCAGCCACTTGACGTTTGCCCGAAAAGCATTCAGAGCACAGGTTCCCGATTGGGTTCCACTGCAAAAAGACGATACAGTTGTCTATTCGGGCTTAGCTGAGATTGCGCTGGGTAGTAGTTTGGTGCTAACCGACGAAAAGCATCAGGAGGTTGTTGGGAAGGTGGCGGCCACGTTTTTTACGGCCGTTTTTCCTGGCAACATTTCGCAGTATACGAATGAGCGAAGTGCGTTTGGGTTAGATACCGACCTAAAGCGTTTTGTCCGCTTATTCTTCCAGCCTGTACTTATTGGCTGGGCATTGAAGAGTACAGAAACAAACTAA
- a CDS encoding SDR family NAD(P)-dependent oxidoreductase, giving the protein MSKTIFITGASRGFGKIWAEAFLQRGDKVVATARDINSLSDLIDQYGDAILPIKLDVNDRAADFAAIQKATDYFGQIDVLINNAGYGLFGSVEETTEQEARDQIETNFFGLLWLTQAVLPVMRKQGHGHIVQVSSVLGVVTLPVLGLYNASKYAVEGLSESLAAEVSSFGIHVSLIEPNGFSTDWGGASAFHTAPMQEYEGVKAAFAASTTDDDYGYPESTTDAILQLIDAKNPPLRLFLGKKALPWVKQVYAGRIAEWDQWSEVSTAAHGH; this is encoded by the coding sequence ATGTCAAAGACAATTTTCATTACAGGTGCTTCGCGTGGTTTTGGCAAAATCTGGGCCGAAGCCTTTTTACAACGTGGAGATAAAGTGGTTGCTACGGCTCGTGATATAAATTCCCTTAGCGATCTAATTGATCAATATGGCGACGCCATACTCCCAATTAAACTAGACGTCAATGACCGGGCTGCCGATTTTGCTGCGATACAAAAGGCAACCGACTATTTTGGCCAGATCGACGTACTCATCAACAATGCTGGTTATGGCCTATTTGGCAGTGTTGAAGAGACCACCGAACAAGAAGCTCGTGACCAGATCGAAACCAATTTCTTTGGTTTGCTCTGGCTAACCCAAGCTGTTTTACCCGTTATGCGGAAGCAAGGTCATGGCCATATCGTACAGGTATCCAGTGTATTAGGCGTGGTAACGCTTCCAGTACTTGGCCTTTACAATGCCTCCAAATATGCAGTAGAGGGCTTGAGCGAATCACTAGCGGCCGAGGTAAGTTCGTTCGGTATCCACGTATCGCTTATCGAACCCAATGGATTCTCGACAGATTGGGGTGGCGCTTCTGCCTTTCATACAGCACCGATGCAGGAATACGAAGGGGTAAAAGCAGCTTTTGCGGCCAGCACTACCGACGATGATTATGGTTATCCAGAATCGACGACCGATGCGATCCTACAATTGATTGATGCCAAAAATCCACCACTTCGGTTGTTTCTGGGCAAAAAAGCGCTTCCCTGGGTCAAACAGGTTTATGCCGGACGTATAGCCGAATGGGATCAATGGAGCGAGGTATCAACAGCCGCACATGGTCATTAA
- a CDS encoding helix-turn-helix domain-containing protein, with the protein MKHYKSLSHFLTSNGFPPPENPMIVLIDCNGQCSLGDEAFTSDFYMIGFKKLKSGIIKYGRTKYDHENGSLLFVKPRQVIEFKDLQFEETGFNLFIHEDFLIGSPLHDEMNRYGFFDYETNEALHLSPREEAIIWDLYRKIETEYNNITDEYSRDIILTHIDSILKYSQRFYKRQFINRTELSGNTVSRFNDILTSYSKKGLLQTNGLPTVHAVASQLNLSVRYLSDLLKQETGKTAIELIHIHLINEAKNRLKGEDQRVSEIAYTLGFENLPYFSRLFKKETGVSPNQFKKQLLN; encoded by the coding sequence ATGAAGCATTATAAAAGTTTGAGCCATTTCCTGACATCCAACGGTTTTCCACCACCTGAAAACCCGATGATTGTCCTTATAGACTGTAATGGTCAATGTTCGCTGGGCGATGAAGCCTTTACCAGCGATTTCTACATGATCGGTTTCAAAAAGCTGAAATCGGGGATTATTAAGTATGGCCGCACCAAGTATGACCACGAGAATGGCTCGTTATTATTTGTAAAGCCTCGTCAGGTCATTGAATTTAAAGACCTACAATTTGAAGAAACTGGTTTCAATCTGTTTATTCACGAAGACTTCCTAATAGGCTCTCCGCTACATGATGAGATGAACCGATATGGTTTCTTCGACTACGAAACGAATGAAGCTTTGCATCTATCGCCCAGAGAGGAAGCAATCATCTGGGATCTTTATCGAAAAATTGAAACCGAGTATAACAACATTACCGATGAATATAGTCGCGACATCATTCTGACCCATATTGACTCTATCCTGAAGTATTCTCAACGCTTCTATAAACGTCAGTTTATCAATAGAACTGAGTTGTCGGGCAACACGGTTTCCAGGTTCAACGATATCTTAACGAGCTATTCAAAGAAGGGCCTTCTCCAAACGAATGGCCTCCCAACCGTACATGCCGTAGCGTCTCAACTTAATCTATCGGTCCGTTATTTAAGCGACTTATTGAAACAGGAAACGGGTAAAACAGCCATTGAGCTGATTCATATTCACTTGATCAACGAGGCAAAAAATCGTTTAAAAGGCGAAGATCAGCGCGTATCCGAAATTGCCTATACATTAGGGTTCGAAAATCTACCGTACTTTTCGAGGCTTTTTAAGAAAGAAACGGGCGTAAGTCCAAATCAATTTAAGAAGCAGTTGCTAAATTAG
- a CDS encoding isocitrate lyase/PEP mutase family protein, which produces MSTQADSWQTRAEVFQKLHQRTGIFVVPNPWDAGSARVLESLGFEALATTSAGLAYGLGKPDGHASITREETLQNAQSIVRATRLPVAADLENGYGDSPSSCADMILLAAGVGLSGGSIEDATGRPSDPIYPFDLAVERVKAAVEAARSLSYPFTLTARAENLIYGRPDLADTIRRLEAFADAGADVLFAPGLKSKEEIQAVVKAVHPCPVNVIMGLSGSNFSLEQLAELGVKRVSVGSSLARAAYGALFRAAEEIQQKGTFSYANEAKSYAYMNSLFTNDAQKG; this is translated from the coding sequence ATGAGCACACAAGCCGATTCCTGGCAGACCCGCGCCGAAGTATTTCAGAAACTTCACCAACGAACAGGGATTTTCGTCGTTCCTAACCCCTGGGATGCGGGCTCGGCACGAGTGCTGGAAAGTCTGGGCTTTGAAGCGCTGGCAACAACAAGTGCTGGTCTAGCCTACGGCCTTGGAAAACCAGATGGACATGCTTCCATAACTCGGGAAGAAACTCTACAGAACGCCCAAAGTATCGTTAGAGCAACTCGGTTACCCGTAGCTGCCGATTTGGAAAATGGCTATGGTGACTCTCCATCTAGCTGTGCTGATATGATTCTATTGGCTGCTGGGGTAGGACTTTCTGGCGGTTCCATTGAAGATGCGACTGGCAGACCCAGCGATCCAATTTATCCCTTCGATCTGGCTGTTGAGCGAGTTAAGGCTGCTGTTGAAGCTGCGCGAAGTTTATCCTATCCATTTACATTGACGGCAAGAGCCGAGAATTTGATTTATGGTCGGCCTGATCTTGCCGATACAATCAGGCGTCTGGAAGCCTTTGCCGATGCGGGCGCTGATGTGCTTTTTGCGCCCGGTTTAAAAAGTAAAGAAGAGATTCAGGCCGTTGTGAAGGCAGTACACCCGTGCCCTGTAAACGTGATTATGGGCCTGTCTGGTAGTAATTTTTCGCTGGAGCAACTCGCCGAATTAGGGGTTAAACGTGTGAGTGTAGGTTCGTCATTGGCTCGGGCAGCTTATGGAGCACTTTTCCGGGCGGCCGAGGAAATTCAACAAAAAGGCACGTTCAGCTATGCTAATGAAGCGAAATCCTATGCCTACATGAATAGCCTGTTTACAAACGACGCACAGAAGGGCTAA
- a CDS encoding MFS transporter — MEKTEINFGFVVGTTSLAFVVSQLDVSIVNVALPQIGKSLTADVSTLQWIIDSYTIAFAVLMLSAGGMSDLFGSKRLFQAGLLVFGVASIGCGLAWSSLALIGFRAVQGMGSAIMIPSSLSILNHTFSEEPKQRARAVALWTAAGGVSIAAGPVLGGLLMQLSSWRMIFLVNIPICLIGILCSTKLMESTKNGKSGFDIPGQLIWMFAITALIASIIEWHHLGLKSPLIYGGIIVSAILFVLFIWREKMAKSPILPLDLFNSTNFNVLIGVGVLFNCTYYGTVFILSLYLQNVLGYSSLTAGMAFLPLTAGFIISNLTSGKLMQTYGIRVPILVGLLVFSIGCGLLLVAKPITPYWQLLFPFLALPLGMGLAVPAMTTGTLATVDRSRSGIASAVLNTTRQTAGAIGVAVFGAMATGGPAAIVQAIITSSISSAVCVLLYTCFVFKYLKNN, encoded by the coding sequence GTGGAGAAAACGGAAATCAATTTTGGCTTTGTTGTTGGCACAACCAGTCTGGCCTTCGTAGTCTCTCAACTGGACGTATCTATCGTAAACGTGGCTTTACCCCAGATTGGTAAGTCATTAACCGCCGATGTCAGCACGCTCCAATGGATTATTGATTCCTATACAATTGCGTTTGCCGTGCTGATGCTATCGGCCGGTGGTATGAGCGACCTCTTCGGGTCGAAACGGCTTTTTCAGGCAGGCCTTCTCGTTTTTGGCGTCGCTTCTATTGGTTGCGGACTTGCCTGGAGTTCGCTTGCGCTCATTGGTTTTCGGGCAGTTCAGGGCATGGGGTCGGCTATTATGATTCCAAGTTCCCTATCCATTTTAAATCATACATTTTCTGAAGAACCTAAGCAGCGTGCCCGAGCGGTTGCCCTTTGGACGGCGGCTGGTGGCGTATCCATTGCTGCAGGGCCGGTTTTGGGTGGTTTGCTTATGCAACTTAGTAGCTGGCGAATGATTTTTCTGGTCAATATTCCAATCTGCCTGATTGGTATTCTTTGTAGTACAAAACTGATGGAGAGTACTAAAAACGGCAAAAGTGGGTTCGACATTCCAGGCCAGTTAATTTGGATGTTTGCCATTACAGCACTTATTGCTTCCATCATTGAGTGGCATCACTTGGGCCTTAAGTCCCCGCTGATTTATGGCGGCATTATTGTCAGCGCTATACTGTTCGTCTTATTTATTTGGCGAGAAAAAATGGCCAAATCACCAATTTTACCACTCGATTTGTTTAACTCGACCAATTTTAACGTACTGATTGGGGTAGGTGTACTCTTTAATTGCACCTATTATGGAACGGTATTTATTCTGAGTCTTTATCTTCAAAATGTTTTAGGGTACTCGAGCCTTACTGCCGGAATGGCATTTTTACCGCTAACAGCTGGCTTTATAATTTCTAACCTGACTAGTGGAAAACTGATGCAGACCTATGGCATTCGTGTCCCCATTTTAGTTGGCTTACTCGTTTTCTCAATAGGGTGTGGCCTTCTGCTGGTCGCTAAGCCTATAACACCGTACTGGCAATTGCTATTCCCTTTTTTAGCCTTGCCGCTGGGAATGGGTCTGGCGGTTCCGGCCATGACAACCGGCACCTTGGCCACCGTTGATCGTAGTCGTTCGGGTATTGCTTCGGCTGTGCTGAACACTACCCGGCAAACGGCAGGGGCCATTGGTGTAGCCGTGTTTGGCGCTATGGCAACGGGTGGCCCTGCGGCCATTGTTCAGGCAATTATAACCAGTTCAATTAGCTCAGCGGTGTGTGTATTGCTGTATACCTGCTTTGTATTTAAGTACCTCAAGAATAATTAA
- a CDS encoding Gfo/Idh/MocA family protein, which yields MTSRRTFLNTTILTGITASISPNTLLSATRPAKDRLGVALVGLGYYSTDLLAPALQKTKNCYLAGIVTGTPEKAEKWKKQYNILDKNIYNYQNFDQIANNPDIDVVYVVLPPSMHEEYVVRAAKAGKHVWCEKPMAVTAKECQNMIDSCAKNKVSLSIGYRLQHEPNTQEWTKELRAGKIGKILMVSCSAGYYDNRTTHWKQKKEMGGGVMYDMGVYVLQGARLATGEEPIAVTAQQYTSRPDVYKNGLDETSMAQLIFPSGARAAVQTSYGMNMNFLNVTGSKGTLMMEPYSAYNGQKGIWSNGGKIEHPYEVPWQQTKQMDDDAKAIMNKKPMLAPGEEGLRDIKIVEAIYQAARTGKEVKIV from the coding sequence ATGACGTCGCGCCGAACCTTCTTAAATACCACTATTCTCACGGGAATAACCGCTTCTATTTCGCCCAATACACTGCTTTCGGCAACTCGACCAGCTAAAGATCGTCTTGGGGTTGCGTTAGTTGGGCTGGGTTATTACAGCACTGATTTGCTGGCCCCTGCTTTACAGAAAACAAAGAATTGTTACCTGGCTGGTATTGTGACGGGAACTCCCGAAAAGGCTGAGAAGTGGAAAAAGCAGTACAACATTCTCGATAAGAATATCTACAACTACCAGAACTTCGATCAGATCGCCAACAATCCTGATATCGATGTTGTGTATGTGGTATTGCCGCCGTCTATGCACGAAGAGTATGTGGTGCGGGCAGCGAAAGCGGGCAAGCATGTGTGGTGCGAAAAGCCGATGGCTGTAACAGCAAAAGAATGTCAGAATATGATTGATTCCTGTGCGAAAAATAAGGTGTCGCTGTCGATTGGTTATCGATTGCAGCATGAGCCTAATACGCAGGAATGGACAAAGGAGCTTCGGGCTGGTAAAATCGGTAAGATATTGATGGTCAGTTGTTCGGCAGGCTATTATGATAATCGGACTACCCATTGGAAGCAGAAAAAAGAAATGGGCGGGGGCGTAATGTACGATATGGGTGTATATGTGCTACAGGGAGCCAGGCTGGCCACTGGCGAGGAACCTATTGCGGTTACGGCTCAGCAGTATACCTCACGTCCTGATGTCTATAAAAATGGTCTGGACGAAACGTCGATGGCGCAACTTATTTTTCCGAGTGGAGCACGGGCTGCTGTTCAGACGAGTTATGGCATGAATATGAATTTCTTGAATGTAACAGGCTCAAAAGGTACCCTGATGATGGAACCTTATTCGGCCTATAATGGACAGAAAGGAATCTGGAGTAACGGAGGAAAGATCGAACATCCCTATGAGGTGCCCTGGCAGCAAACAAAGCAAATGGACGACGATGCCAAAGCGATTATGAACAAGAAACCGATGCTGGCACCCGGCGAAGAGGGTCTTCGCGATATTAAAATTGTTGAAGCGATCTACCAGGCTGCGCGAACGGGCAAAGAAGTGAAAATAGTTTAA
- a CDS encoding ROK family protein → MNLGIEIGGTKLQLVTGDITGQINQRFRFAIDPAQGAEGILTQIASTIQQLPETPQSIGVGFGGPVDWQTGKIATSHQIAGWSGFNLASWLREQAPGALVRIENDANVAALGEARRGVATGFDRVFYVTLGSGVGGGMVVDRHLYHGALPGEAEIGHLWLVPPGDSSPGQTVEQTVSGWAVDKQIRDLLPQLPDDSALKIAVQKAHANGDQGKEARFLHPAYEASDPVARMLIEQIGSVVALALSHVIHLFHPDAIVLGGGISLIGEPLRAAVRQALPRFVMKSFQPPSIVLLAKLGEDAVPVGALELMMNDK, encoded by the coding sequence ATGAATCTTGGTATTGAAATTGGCGGCACGAAATTACAATTGGTGACAGGCGACATAACTGGCCAAATTAACCAACGTTTTCGATTCGCAATTGACCCGGCACAGGGTGCAGAAGGTATTCTGACGCAAATTGCAAGCACTATCCAGCAACTTCCCGAAACTCCTCAGTCAATTGGCGTAGGCTTTGGCGGCCCTGTCGATTGGCAAACGGGTAAAATTGCGACTTCTCATCAAATTGCAGGCTGGTCAGGTTTTAACCTAGCCAGCTGGCTTCGGGAGCAGGCACCGGGGGCATTGGTACGCATTGAAAACGACGCCAATGTAGCCGCGCTTGGAGAAGCCCGTCGCGGTGTAGCTACCGGCTTCGATCGTGTTTTCTATGTTACGCTGGGCAGTGGCGTTGGTGGAGGTATGGTCGTAGATCGGCACTTATATCACGGCGCGTTGCCCGGCGAAGCCGAAATTGGTCATTTATGGCTCGTTCCACCCGGCGATTCATCACCGGGGCAAACTGTTGAGCAAACCGTATCGGGTTGGGCCGTCGACAAACAAATTCGCGACCTACTCCCTCAGCTTCCCGATGATTCGGCCTTAAAAATAGCCGTTCAGAAAGCTCATGCCAATGGCGATCAAGGTAAAGAAGCCCGGTTTCTACACCCCGCTTACGAAGCCAGCGATCCCGTTGCCCGAATGCTCATTGAGCAGATTGGGTCGGTGGTGGCCCTCGCCCTTTCGCACGTAATCCACTTGTTTCACCCCGATGCCATTGTATTAGGTGGGGGTATTTCACTCATTGGCGAGCCCTTGCGGGCGGCTGTCCGACAGGCTCTCCCTCGCTTTGTTATGAAATCATTCCAGCCTCCATCCATCGTCTTACTAGCCAAACTAGGTGAAGATGCAGTACCTGTTGGGGCTTTAGAATTAATGATGAATGATAAATGA
- a CDS encoding D-sedoheptulose-7-phosphate isomerase, with the protein MNQTYFKNYLDRQKAAYDAIPIDRVEHLINLIKQCWEDDRQLFAFGNGGSASNVSHFITDLGKSASDTMGKRFRCTSLNESVSWITALGNDYAYEDIYLRQLQNYARPGDLVLTLSVSGNSPNVVKAVQWANDNGLTTIALVGGKGGKLAEIAHESITIQDEHYGRVEDAQMTICHMLCYGFIEEGKKA; encoded by the coding sequence ATGAATCAGACTTATTTCAAAAATTACCTGGATCGTCAGAAAGCAGCCTACGACGCAATACCCATTGATCGGGTAGAACACCTCATCAACCTCATTAAACAATGCTGGGAAGACGATCGGCAATTGTTTGCTTTCGGAAATGGCGGTAGTGCTTCCAATGTGTCGCACTTTATCACCGACCTCGGCAAAAGTGCCTCCGATACGATGGGGAAACGCTTTCGGTGCACCTCGCTAAACGAAAGTGTTTCGTGGATTACAGCGCTGGGCAACGATTACGCCTACGAAGACATTTACCTTCGTCAGCTCCAGAACTACGCCCGTCCCGGCGATCTGGTATTAACGCTCAGTGTGAGCGGCAATTCGCCCAATGTGGTAAAGGCTGTTCAATGGGCTAATGACAACGGCTTGACAACCATCGCTCTTGTAGGAGGCAAAGGGGGTAAATTAGCCGAAATAGCCCATGAGTCGATTACAATTCAGGATGAACATTATGGCCGGGTTGAAGATGCCCAGATGACAATCTGCCATATGCTCTGCTATGGATTTATTGAAGAAGGCAAAAAAGCGTAA
- a CDS encoding glycerophosphodiester phosphodiesterase, with translation MKKTLLQLIGIAFMAYYGAAVSVAQSVLSLSNYTYSPTQLVIGTIQSKEPISRFTLRGPNAALFSVNKANQLSIKSAATKSSEHWYDLIVEGQSAKGTLRDTFRLVKDEFIRNQVIAHRGAWKQSGTTENSLTSLNNAVKLGCMGSEFDVHMSSDSVMFIHHDPAMDGVEIEKTSAADLAKLKLSNGEPLPTLESYLREGMKQNRTRLVLEIKTSKTGRSMALTERVVNMVHQLKAQAWVDYIAFDYDVCKKVKALDPVAQVSYLNGDKSPEQLAADKLTGFDYHFSVLKKNETWLQDAKQRHLTTNAWTVNDRSTLQWFLDQKIDYITTNEPELLLELVAK, from the coding sequence ATGAAAAAAACGCTCCTTCAGCTAATTGGCATCGCTTTCATGGCTTACTACGGAGCTGCAGTCAGCGTGGCTCAATCAGTCCTGTCACTTTCTAATTATACCTATTCGCCAACCCAGTTGGTTATTGGCACGATTCAGTCAAAAGAGCCAATCAGCCGATTTACTCTACGCGGGCCGAATGCGGCTTTATTTAGCGTAAACAAAGCGAATCAGTTATCAATCAAATCGGCGGCAACTAAGTCTTCAGAACATTGGTATGATCTGATTGTTGAAGGTCAGAGTGCCAAAGGGACACTACGAGATACCTTTCGGCTGGTCAAGGATGAATTTATTCGAAATCAAGTAATTGCCCATCGTGGTGCCTGGAAGCAAAGTGGTACAACCGAAAATTCTCTGACCTCGTTAAACAACGCGGTCAAGTTAGGCTGCATGGGGAGTGAGTTTGATGTGCACATGTCCTCCGATTCAGTCATGTTTATCCATCACGATCCAGCAATGGATGGCGTTGAGATCGAGAAGACATCTGCCGCTGATTTAGCGAAACTTAAGCTAAGCAATGGGGAGCCTTTGCCAACGTTAGAGTCGTACTTGCGGGAAGGCATGAAGCAGAATCGAACCCGGCTGGTTCTAGAGATAAAAACCTCAAAAACAGGACGGTCGATGGCCTTGACTGAGCGGGTGGTCAACATGGTTCATCAGTTAAAGGCACAGGCTTGGGTCGATTATATTGCCTTCGATTACGATGTCTGTAAAAAAGTGAAGGCTTTAGATCCTGTAGCGCAGGTTTCCTACCTCAATGGCGATAAATCGCCGGAGCAACTAGCAGCGGATAAACTGACGGGTTTTGATTATCATTTCTCGGTTCTGAAAAAGAACGAAACCTGGTTGCAGGACGCCAAACAACGCCATTTGACCACAAACGCCTGGACAGTAAACGACCGCTCAACCCTTCAATGGTTTCTGGATCAGAAAATCGATTACATTACCACCAATGAGCCGGAGTTGCTGCTTGAGTTAGTGGCTAAGTAG
- a CDS encoding sulfite oxidase-like oxidoreductase, with translation MEANEKTDRIIDARMKLKRRFEEKMAMTPSLTDEKPRGSGPVNRHGMPAIPVGQTVTTKWPVLDLGYQPSIPLDKWQLNIDGEVNHPIRLKWEDLMALPQVEDTSDFHCVTTWSRLDIPWVGVRFMDLAALVDPKGLATHIMCYGYDGYSTNVSLEEALKPDVLLVHTADGQPLSREHGGPLRMITPQLYAWKGSKWIKRIEFLAKDQLGFWEERGYSNTAYPWRNDRYS, from the coding sequence ATGGAAGCGAACGAAAAAACCGATCGAATTATCGATGCCCGTATGAAACTCAAACGTAGGTTTGAGGAAAAAATGGCCATGACCCCTTCCTTGACGGATGAAAAGCCACGTGGCTCAGGTCCGGTGAATCGTCATGGTATGCCAGCAATTCCAGTAGGACAGACGGTCACGACCAAATGGCCTGTATTGGACCTGGGGTATCAACCAAGTATTCCGCTCGATAAGTGGCAGCTTAATATAGATGGCGAAGTGAATCATCCAATCCGGCTTAAATGGGAGGATTTGATGGCCTTGCCACAGGTAGAAGATACAAGCGATTTTCATTGCGTTACGACATGGTCGCGGTTGGATATTCCCTGGGTCGGCGTACGTTTTATGGACCTGGCTGCCTTAGTCGATCCCAAAGGGTTGGCTACCCACATCATGTGTTATGGGTATGATGGCTATTCCACGAATGTTTCGCTTGAAGAGGCTCTCAAACCCGATGTTCTGCTGGTTCATACCGCCGACGGGCAACCGTTGTCGCGCGAGCACGGTGGACCCCTTCGCATGATAACACCGCAATTGTATGCCTGGAAAGGCTCTAAGTGGATAAAACGGATTGAATTCCTGGCTAAAGATCAGCTTGGTTTTTGGGAGGAACGTGGCTACTCGAATACGGCCTATCCGTGGCGTAATGATCGGTATTCGTGA
- the pheA gene encoding prephenate dehydratase: MTLESLRNDIDALDDQLLTLLNQRMELVRRVGELKRSTNAVIYRPEREKQIIDRLHEQNNGLLNRPAIEAIFLEIFAVSRNLELPERVAYLGPEGSFTHQAAESRFGAMSTYMALPSIRSVFESVETGRVRFGVVPIENNQEGVVEEAIDLLLEKDLRIVAEIKIPVHFTFATQAESLADITHIYSKDIAFRQCSQFLNDYFDGLKAELVPVESTSKAAKLASQHPHTAAVCSGIAAKLFDVPVLFDNIEDSDLNRTRFLILAKDFVNQPSGHDKTTLIARLPNTQSPGVLAEFLQEFNSRNINLTKIESRPLREGATFKYWFLLECEGHANDPDLQEILNHHAAEVKLLGSYVRVS, translated from the coding sequence ATGACTTTAGAGTCTCTCCGTAACGACATTGATGCCCTCGATGATCAACTGCTGACATTGCTCAATCAGCGGATGGAACTGGTACGTCGGGTGGGCGAATTAAAGCGCTCGACCAATGCTGTTATTTATCGACCCGAACGCGAAAAGCAAATTATTGACCGCTTACATGAGCAGAATAATGGTTTATTGAACCGGCCTGCCATTGAAGCGATCTTTTTGGAAATTTTTGCCGTATCCCGCAATCTGGAACTCCCCGAACGAGTGGCTTATCTGGGGCCAGAAGGTAGCTTTACCCATCAGGCTGCCGAAAGTCGTTTTGGGGCCATGAGTACCTATATGGCGTTGCCAAGCATTCGGTCAGTATTCGAAAGTGTCGAAACGGGCAGGGTGCGCTTCGGGGTTGTGCCCATTGAGAATAATCAGGAGGGTGTTGTTGAGGAAGCGATTGATTTGCTCCTCGAAAAAGACCTGCGTATTGTTGCGGAAATTAAGATTCCTGTACATTTTACGTTTGCTACACAGGCCGAAAGCCTAGCCGATATTACCCATATTTATTCGAAAGACATCGCGTTTAGACAGTGCAGCCAGTTTTTGAATGACTATTTCGACGGATTGAAAGCGGAGCTTGTGCCTGTTGAATCAACATCGAAAGCGGCAAAACTGGCTTCACAGCATCCTCATACAGCGGCTGTGTGTTCAGGTATTGCTGCCAAGTTATTCGATGTGCCTGTCTTGTTCGACAACATCGAAGACAGTGACCTCAATCGGACACGTTTCCTGATTCTGGCAAAAGATTTTGTGAACCAGCCGAGCGGCCATGATAAGACCACGCTCATTGCCCGATTACCGAATACGCAATCGCCGGGTGTATTGGCCGAATTTCTTCAGGAGTTCAACTCTCGAAATATTAACCTGACTAAAATTGAAAGTCGTCCGTTACGGGAAGGAGCAACCTTCAAGTATTGGTTTCTGCTCGAATGCGAGGGGCACGCCAATGACCCTGATTTACAGGAAATCCTGAATCATCATGCTGCCGAAGTAAAACTCCTGGGAAGTTACGTTCGGGTTTCTTAA